One window from the genome of Deinococcus reticulitermitis encodes:
- a CDS encoding erythromycin esterase family protein, protein MKILPLTALLTLSLAAAQTTQAQTTQPIPAELRARYEALRDATLKGDLQAVRAFYLPDARLTDVNGQPLSLNAALEALNPQVVTFEKLTYELRGAVLSGDQATVQVWQRVEGKVTPLPGTSQAFGGDALSEDLWRKVNGEWLIAGSRALESETRIAGQVIRQRAPAPVSDTELVARRAALAGLARPLSTLDPAARNAEFSWLGELVKGVRVLGAGEGSHGTAEHFQLKDRVFRELVRDHGFTVLALEDSYASGDAVDRYVRGEGPDDADAATAQLEIGVWQTQEVRDLLRWMRAYNAARGDRPELRVVGIDMQMPTTSVAVLTQLAPQNPRLQAALAPLRPLEPQFWFALAEDKDEARYARLLGQITELRRAVDALPAGTPQRAQLVHLAETVRQGATFWRGLADFSRANLIRDAAMGANTRSAFDTLFPGQRGMLWAHNFHVSKVPAQGQTYANLGQHLARAWGGAYRALGFSFAGGEVRAVSTDPAKQREGFVPMSLSPAPETSLDALIASEAPAAYLNTAQALATPALRGWFSAPLGVAAVGATYAPGSTSYANVNLPQAFDGMIFVKRSTATKLLEKR, encoded by the coding sequence ATGAAAATCCTGCCCCTGACCGCCCTCCTGACCCTCTCTCTCGCCGCCGCCCAGACCACTCAAGCGCAGACCACCCAGCCCATCCCCGCCGAGCTGCGCGCCCGCTACGAAGCCCTGCGGGACGCCACCCTGAAAGGAGACCTCCAGGCGGTGCGCGCCTTCTACCTGCCGGACGCCCGCCTGACCGACGTGAATGGCCAGCCCCTGAGTCTGAACGCGGCGCTCGAAGCGCTCAATCCCCAGGTCGTCACCTTCGAGAAGCTGACCTACGAGTTGCGCGGCGCGGTGCTCAGCGGCGATCAGGCGACGGTGCAGGTGTGGCAGCGGGTGGAGGGCAAGGTCACGCCCCTTCCCGGCACGTCGCAGGCGTTTGGGGGAGACGCGCTGTCCGAAGACCTCTGGCGCAAGGTGAACGGAGAGTGGCTGATCGCCGGCTCACGCGCGCTGGAGAGCGAAACGCGCATTGCCGGGCAGGTGATCCGGCAAAGGGCACCCGCTCCCGTCTCGGACACCGAGCTCGTGGCCCGCCGCGCGGCTTTGGCTGGGCTGGCCCGGCCCCTGAGCACCCTCGATCCGGCGGCCCGCAACGCTGAGTTCTCCTGGCTGGGCGAACTCGTGAAGGGCGTGCGTGTCCTGGGGGCCGGAGAAGGCAGCCACGGCACCGCCGAGCACTTCCAGCTCAAGGACCGGGTGTTCCGCGAACTCGTGAGGGACCACGGCTTTACCGTTCTGGCCCTCGAAGACAGCTATGCCAGCGGCGACGCCGTGGACCGCTACGTGCGCGGCGAGGGTCCGGACGATGCCGACGCGGCCACCGCCCAGCTCGAAATCGGGGTGTGGCAGACCCAGGAGGTCCGCGACCTGCTGAGGTGGATGCGCGCCTACAACGCCGCGCGCGGTGACCGGCCCGAACTGCGGGTGGTGGGCATCGACATGCAGATGCCGACGACGAGCGTGGCTGTCCTCACGCAGCTCGCTCCCCAGAATCCTCGCCTGCAAGCCGCCCTCGCCCCACTGCGCCCCTTGGAGCCGCAATTCTGGTTCGCGCTGGCCGAGGACAAGGACGAGGCCCGCTATGCCCGCCTGCTCGGCCAGATCACGGAGCTGCGCCGCGCGGTGGACGCCCTCCCCGCCGGAACGCCGCAGCGTGCCCAGCTGGTGCATCTCGCCGAGACCGTGCGGCAGGGCGCGACCTTCTGGCGTGGGCTCGCGGACTTTAGCCGCGCCAACCTGATCCGTGACGCGGCGATGGGCGCCAACACCCGCTCGGCCTTCGACACCCTCTTTCCCGGTCAGCGCGGGATGCTCTGGGCGCACAACTTCCACGTCTCCAAGGTGCCCGCGCAGGGCCAGACCTACGCCAACCTCGGCCAGCACCTGGCGCGGGCGTGGGGCGGCGCGTACCGCGCCCTGGGCTTCTCGTTCGCGGGCGGCGAGGTGCGCGCGGTCAGCACAGACCCCGCCAAGCAGCGCGAAGGCTTCGTGCCGATGAGCCTCTCTCCCGCGCCCGAGACCAGCCTCGACGCCCTGATCGCGAGTGAAGCGCCCGCCGCCTACCTGAACACCGCCCAGGCGCTCGCCACGCCCGCCCTGCGCGGCTGGTTCTCGGCGCCCCTCGGGGTGGCCGCCGTGGGGGCGACGTACGCGCCCGGCTCCACGAGTTACGCCAACGTGAACCTCCCCCAGGCGTTCGACGGCATGATTTTTGTGAAGCGCAGCACGGCGACGAAGTTGCTGGAGAAGCGGTGA
- a CDS encoding helix-turn-helix transcriptional regulator yields MKNRIKVLRAEHNLTQADLADRLDVSRQTVNALETGKYDPSLPLAFKLARLFGLRIEDIFQDEG; encoded by the coding sequence ATGAAAAACCGCATCAAGGTCCTGCGGGCCGAGCACAACCTCACCCAGGCGGACCTCGCCGACCGGCTCGACGTGTCGCGCCAGACGGTCAATGCGCTCGAAACCGGCAAGTACGACCCCAGTCTGCCGCTCGCCTTCAAACTCGCGCGGCTCTTTGGCCTCAGGATCGAGGACATCTTCCAGGACGAGGGCTGA
- a CDS encoding GDYXXLXY domain-containing protein — protein sequence MSRPAWPRTPRARLGWAVGAQLALAGGLVLPLVPDSFGATTVTLKTEPVDPRDLLRGRYLILGYGVSRARAGSGVEEGRPAYVPLTRGADGVWTGSEAQATRPASGVFLRGQVQWLSGGRAFLNYGLERFYLSEGAAPQQERLGTAGLLASVQVARSGRARLLGLSRDGVEIR from the coding sequence GTGAGCCGCCCCGCCTGGCCCCGCACTCCCCGCGCCCGCCTCGGCTGGGCGGTCGGGGCGCAGCTCGCCCTCGCCGGGGGCCTCGTGCTGCCGCTCGTGCCCGACAGCTTCGGGGCCACCACGGTGACCCTGAAGACCGAGCCGGTGGACCCGCGTGACCTGCTGCGCGGGCGCTACCTCATTCTCGGCTACGGCGTCTCACGGGCGCGCGCTGGAAGCGGTGTGGAAGAGGGCCGCCCGGCTTACGTCCCCCTCACGCGCGGCGCGGACGGCGTGTGGACCGGCAGCGAGGCGCAGGCGACGCGCCCGGCTTCCGGCGTCTTCCTGAGGGGACAGGTGCAGTGGCTATCGGGCGGGCGGGCCTTTCTCAACTACGGCCTGGAGCGCTTCTACCTCAGCGAGGGCGCCGCCCCGCAGCAGGAGCGGCTGGGGACGGCGGGGCTGCTCGCCTCGGTGCAGGTGGCCCGCTCGGGCCGGGCGCGGCTGCTGGGACTGAGCCGGGACGGGGTGGAGATTCGCTAG
- a CDS encoding DUF2157 domain-containing protein, whose amino-acid sequence MAASERGTVQALQRWAELGLLTPAQVQAILKHEGWTGLTVGDRTPSPWALTVSLLGALVLGLGVIALVGANWAEIPGWAKLLGVLGLMLGAYAGGYRLRDAPARAGRHLPGVGAALYLLGGVLYGALLALLAQGLQLGVSTDTLQLLWGLGLAALAYAVRLPPALHLALPVAVVLPLGGLFGWSVLWRLSPLAASGVIAGLGALMFGVSALHGRDPARARHDLSHPWAFWAPPLLLSGIYALHLQTRGGWGDGEGDAASWLWLALVFLLALGVTWLGGRGGRRAWINWGLLFVGITVLTVYFTLLGTLAYTGSALIGAGGLLLALGYGLERTRRRLSAEVAPGGSP is encoded by the coding sequence ATGGCGGCAAGTGAGCGCGGCACGGTGCAGGCCCTTCAACGCTGGGCAGAGCTCGGGCTGCTCACGCCCGCGCAGGTGCAGGCGATCTTGAAACACGAGGGGTGGACAGGCCTCACCGTGGGGGACCGCACGCCGTCGCCCTGGGCACTCACCGTGTCGCTGCTGGGGGCGCTGGTGCTCGGGCTCGGGGTGATTGCGCTCGTGGGGGCCAACTGGGCCGAGATTCCGGGCTGGGCCAAGCTGCTCGGGGTGCTCGGGCTGATGCTGGGGGCGTATGCGGGCGGCTACCGCCTGCGCGACGCACCGGCCCGCGCCGGGCGGCACCTCCCCGGGGTGGGTGCCGCGCTCTACCTGCTCGGCGGGGTGCTGTACGGCGCCCTCCTCGCGCTGCTCGCGCAGGGGTTGCAGCTCGGGGTGAGCACCGACACGCTGCAACTGCTCTGGGGCCTCGGGCTCGCGGCGCTGGCCTACGCGGTGCGCCTGCCCCCGGCGCTGCACCTCGCGCTGCCGGTGGCGGTGGTGCTGCCCCTCGGGGGCCTCTTCGGCTGGTCGGTCCTGTGGCGCCTGAGCCCGCTTGCGGCGAGCGGCGTGATCGCCGGCCTCGGCGCCCTGATGTTCGGGGTCAGTGCGCTGCACGGGCGTGACCCGGCCCGCGCCCGGCATGACCTCTCGCACCCCTGGGCCTTCTGGGCGCCGCCGCTGCTGCTGTCCGGAATCTATGCGCTGCATCTTCAGACCCGGGGCGGCTGGGGAGACGGGGAAGGTGATGCGGCTTCGTGGCTGTGGCTCGCCCTCGTCTTCCTCCTCGCGCTCGGGGTGACGTGGCTCGGGGGGCGCGGGGGGCGGCGGGCGTGGATCAACTGGGGTCTGCTGTTCGTGGGGATCACGGTGCTCACGGTGTATTTCACGCTGCTCGGCACGCTGGCCTATACCGGCAGTGCCCTGATCGGCGCGGGGGGGCTGCTGCTCGCGCTCGGCTACGGCCTGGAGCGCACCCGGCGCCGGCTGAGCGCCGAAGTGGCGCCGGGAGGGTCGCCGTGA
- a CDS encoding TetR/AcrR family transcriptional regulator, whose amino-acid sequence MTDSPTKPRREQIQDAASRLFSERGYHATSMRDLAGELGMQGGSLYAHISGKEDLLIEIVNGAAQQFDEALFSLRDLDLPADAKLREAMFRHITVVADNMESATVFFHEWKHLSPGAYRRVIGWRDTIDDFYRGLVEQGVREGTFRPDLDVKMTAYLILSAVNWSYTWYRPGGSLTPRDVAEGFAATLLSGLRTGGDRP is encoded by the coding sequence ATGACTGACTCCCCCACCAAGCCGCGCCGCGAGCAGATTCAGGACGCCGCCAGCCGTCTCTTTTCCGAGCGGGGCTACCACGCCACGAGCATGCGCGACCTCGCCGGGGAACTCGGAATGCAGGGCGGCAGCCTCTACGCCCACATCAGCGGCAAAGAAGACCTGCTGATCGAGATCGTGAACGGTGCGGCGCAGCAGTTCGACGAGGCGCTGTTCAGCCTGCGCGACCTCGACCTCCCCGCCGACGCCAAGTTGCGCGAGGCGATGTTCCGGCACATCACGGTGGTGGCCGACAACATGGAGAGTGCGACCGTGTTTTTCCACGAGTGGAAGCACCTCTCGCCCGGGGCCTACCGCCGGGTGATCGGCTGGCGCGACACCATCGACGACTTCTACCGTGGACTTGTCGAGCAGGGCGTCCGGGAGGGCACCTTTCGCCCGGACCTCGATGTCAAGATGACGGCCTACCTGATTCTCTCGGCCGTCAACTGGAGCTATACCTGGTACCGGCCCGGCGGCTCCCTGACCCCGCGTGACGTGGCCGAGGGCTTCGCGGCGACGCTGCTGAGCGGCCTGCGAACGGGAGGTGATCGCCCATAG